From one Thermatribacter velox genomic stretch:
- a CDS encoding dihydrodipicolinate synthase family protein: MSLEIKNKLSGVFAPIVTPFDEKGEIVFDALQRNIAKLNETPLRGYFVLGTNGEFRSLTFEEKLKIVELVKKETSGKGKIVIAGASCESTFESVKLAKELCNLDVDFISLMPPSFFAKRMTDETLVGYFTEVAEAIDKPVLLYNNPSVANGLCLSTKVIAKVSEHPNIFGIKDTSKGNYDSYLLSTQGKDFWVLAGSASFFFPAVILGGVGGVLSLANVFPDLCCQLYELAVKKDLEAGISLHRKIMKLNSLVSGSFGVAGVKAAMDKFGFEGLYPRRPLLPLSKEEANNLQEAIQKVL; the protein is encoded by the coding sequence TTGTCTTTGGAAATCAAAAATAAGCTTTCGGGGGTTTTTGCCCCTATAGTAACTCCTTTCGATGAGAAAGGGGAAATCGTCTTTGATGCTTTACAGAGAAACATTGCCAAGCTTAATGAAACTCCATTAAGGGGATATTTTGTTCTGGGTACCAATGGTGAGTTTAGAAGTCTAACCTTTGAAGAGAAACTAAAAATTGTAGAGCTTGTAAAAAAGGAGACCTCAGGCAAAGGTAAAATAGTGATTGCTGGGGCAAGCTGTGAGTCGACTTTTGAAAGTGTAAAGTTAGCCAAAGAGCTATGCAATTTGGATGTTGACTTTATAAGTCTCATGCCTCCTTCTTTCTTTGCTAAGCGCATGACAGATGAAACGTTGGTTGGCTATTTTACCGAAGTTGCAGAAGCGATCGACAAGCCGGTTCTCCTTTATAACAACCCCTCAGTGGCCAATGGTCTGTGCCTTTCCACGAAGGTTATCGCTAAGGTAAGTGAACATCCTAATATTTTTGGAATAAAGGACACTTCCAAGGGGAATTACGATTCTTACCTTTTGTCTACCCAGGGTAAGGATTTCTGGGTTTTAGCTGGTTCGGCCAGCTTTTTCTTCCCGGCTGTAATACTTGGTGGTGTGGGAGGGGTTTTATCACTGGCCAACGTGTTTCCAGATTTGTGCTGTCAGCTTTACGAACTTGCCGTTAAGAAGGATCTTGAAGCGGGGATTAGCCTGCATCGTAAGATTATGAAGTTAAATAGTCTGGTTTCAGGGAGTTTTGGTGTAGCTGGTGTGAAGGCTGCTATGGATAAGTTTGGGTTTGAGGGCCTTTATCCTCGTCGTCCTCTTCTGCCCTTGTCAAAAGAGGAGGCAAATAACTTGCAGGAAGCTATCCAGAAGGTTCTTTAA
- a CDS encoding hydroxyacid dehydrogenase: MPKWKILLPQQIDPEAMDLLLNNPDIEVVGPFKDPAEARRLIEDVDGVIVRSAFQVDATLLDRAQRLKAISRVGVGLDNIDVDYACKKGIKVLNVEGENALSVAEHAVALLFTLAKGINWFDREIRRGNWKSRYLGKPIEVAGKTIGLVGFGAIGKKVAELALSLGMQVLFYDPFVEKSESGAKKVCVLEELLKGSDFVSLHLPLTEETRKMIGERELRCMQPHAFLINVARGAIVDEKALYRALKEGWIAGAAIDVFEEEPPSLDNPLLKLENVVLTPHVAGLTKECTRRVAVKAVENLIAALKGSD, translated from the coding sequence ATGCCAAAATGGAAGATTCTTCTGCCTCAACAAATAGACCCAGAGGCCATGGATTTGTTATTGAATAACCCTGACATAGAAGTAGTAGGTCCCTTTAAAGATCCTGCGGAAGCAAGAAGGCTGATAGAAGACGTTGATGGGGTTATTGTGAGAAGTGCTTTCCAGGTGGACGCAACGCTTCTGGATAGAGCACAGAGATTAAAGGCTATTTCCAGGGTTGGAGTAGGGCTGGATAATATCGACGTTGATTATGCTTGCAAGAAAGGCATTAAGGTACTTAACGTTGAAGGAGAAAATGCGTTGTCAGTAGCTGAACATGCCGTAGCATTGCTTTTCACCCTTGCTAAGGGTATAAATTGGTTTGACAGGGAAATTAGAAGAGGAAACTGGAAGTCTCGTTATCTTGGTAAGCCAATTGAGGTTGCCGGAAAAACAATTGGCCTTGTAGGATTTGGTGCTATAGGGAAAAAAGTTGCTGAGTTGGCTCTTTCGCTTGGGATGCAAGTTCTTTTTTACGATCCTTTCGTGGAAAAAAGTGAGAGTGGGGCTAAGAAGGTTTGCGTGCTCGAAGAACTACTTAAGGGAAGCGATTTTGTTTCTCTACATCTTCCCCTTACTGAAGAGACAAGAAAGATGATTGGGGAAAGAGAACTGCGTTGTATGCAGCCTCATGCTTTTTTGATTAACGTAGCTCGCGGTGCTATTGTGGATGAGAAAGCTCTTTACAGAGCCCTGAAAGAAGGATGGATTGCTGGTGCTGCAATAGATGTTTTTGAAGAAGAACCACCATCACTGGATAATCCCCTTCTGAAGCTTGAGAATGTGGTTTTGACGCCTCATGTTGCTGGTCTTACCAAGGAGTGTACCCGGCGGGTTGCTGTTAAAGCAGTGGAAAATCTGATTGCTGCTTTGAAAGGGAGTGATTGA